The Macadamia integrifolia cultivar HAES 741 unplaced genomic scaffold, SCU_Mint_v3 scaffold1665, whole genome shotgun sequence genome has a segment encoding these proteins:
- the LOC122064478 gene encoding DNA mismatch repair protein MSH6-like isoform X1: MVNRKKRQKSVAGKALGVEASNKEGTKGEVEIVEMAKTPVKKRKRGADREMVESFFLSLDVESSILHRRKDTPSFRMVLLRENDLDRIVGKRIKVLWPDSKKWFAGQIKSFNIENKLHSIVYDDGDKEQLNLIREQFELEILPSEAFTILSQYEPYPEIPGDGGGSGDAVNEGLLMMDRSETVDKKMKQSMSSRGQEGSSKQQIVEDSEMMEDDTMAADMQVDRLPGKSDRVKIAETNTLQKQESSEPVKRVIAMNRKPSKDANKRRTKRQDRKITEEEGNMALDTDDRLREKIEHKMVDW, translated from the coding sequence ATGGTGAACAGGAAGAAACGGCAGAAGTCTGTTGCTGGTAAAGCACTAGGTGTGGAAGCCAGCAACAAGGAGGGAACTAAGGGTGAGGTTGAGATTGTGGAGATGGCTAAAACTCCTGTCAAGAAGCGCAAAAGAGGTGCTGACAGGGAGATGGTAGAGTCATTTTTCTTGTCACTTGACGTGGAGTCATCTATACTCCACCGAAGGAAGGATACACCTTCTTTTCGTATGGTTTTGTTGAGAGAAAATGATTTGGACAGGATTGTTGGGAAGAGGATAAAGGTGTTATGGCCTGATTCAAAGAAATGGTTTGCTGGTCAGATTAAATCATTTAATATTGAGAACAAGCTCCACAGTATTGTGTACGATGATGGTGACAAGGAGCAGTTGAATTTGATTAGAGAGCAGTTTGAGCTTGAGATATTACCAAGTGAGGCATTCACCATACTTTCCCAATATGAGCCTTATCCTGAGATTCCAGGTGATGGTGGGGGGAGTGGAGACGCTGTAAATGAGGGTTTACTCATGATGGATAGGTCTGAAACAGTAGACAAAAAAATGAAGCAAAGCATGTCGTCAAGGGGCCAAGAAGGGAGTTCAAAGCAGCAGATCGTGGAAGATAGTGAGATGATGGAGGATGATACCATGGCTGCAGATATGCAGGTCGATAGACTTCCTGGAAAATCTGATAGAGTGAAAATTGCTGAAACAAATACTTTGCAAAAGCAAGAGAGTTCTGAACCAGTGAAAAGGGTTATTGCTATGAATAGAAAACCTTCGAAGGACGCCAATAAAAGGCGTACAAAGCGACAGGATAGAAAAATAACTGAAGAGGAAGGGAATATGGCTTTGGACACTGATGACAGACTCAGAGAAAAAATTGAGCACAAGATGGTAGACTGGTGA
- the LOC122064478 gene encoding uncharacterized protein LOC122064478 isoform X2, with protein MSSDHSEASGGSAKVDATEIDNVKPFEKKGKMKGEKTSKAVKKGKAILKVKRNTEDEKTVVPAYMEADVLPEKVEEKKTDMEIEKERSGVVGYEKYLTETGSKLASDQSKETSEVQTSQAKPLTKEENYEVLEKQKIENREAAGDEAAESGEEGILEEERQTLRVHSHLINRVRMM; from the coding sequence ATGAGTTCTGATCACAGTGAGGCCAGTGGAGGCTCTGCAAAAGTGGATGCTACTGAGATTGATAATGTTAAACCAtttgaaaagaagggaaagatgaAGGGAGAAAAAACATCAAAGGCAGTAAAGAAGGGAAAGGCAATACTGAAAGTCAAAAGAAATACTGAGGATGAGAAGACAGTGGTACCAGCATACATGGAAGCTGATGTGCTTCCTGAAAAGGTCGAGGAGAAGAAGACAGATATGGAAATCGAGAAGGAAAGATCTGGAGTTGTTGGTTATGAGAAATATCTGACAGAAACTGGTTCAAAACTAGCAAGTGACCAGAGCAAGGAAACATCTGAAGTTCAGACTTCTCAAGCAAAACCTCTCactaaagaagaaaattatgAGGTTCTTGAGAAGCAGAAAATTGAAAATCGTGAAGCTGCAGGAGATGAAGCAGCAGAGTCAGGGGAAGAGGGTATTCTGGAAGAAGAGAGGCAAACCCTCAGGGTTCACAGTCACCTGATAAACAGAGTGAGAATGATGTAA
- the LOC122064477 gene encoding carotenoid 9,10(9',10')-cleavage dioxygenase 1, whose translation MVGEEKQKKQIQDGGKILVVDPKPSKGIASKFVDFVEKLIVKWMYDSSQPHHYLSGNFAPVIEETPPCQNLPVNGYIPECLNGEFVRVGPNPKFRPVAGYHWFDGDGMIHGLRIKDGKATYVSRYVRTSRLKQEEFFGGSKFMKIGDLKGLFGLLMVNMQLLRAKLKVLDVSYGTGTGNTALVYHHGKLLALSEADKPYVLKVLEDGDLQTLGMLDYDKRLQHSFTAHPKVDPFTGEMFTFGYSHTPPYCTYRVISKDGFMHDPIPITISDPVMMHDFAITENYAIFMDLPLYFRPKEMVKDKKLIFSFDATKKARFGILPRYAKDELQIRWFELPNCFIFHNANAWEEGDEVVLITCRLENPDLDMVSGTVKGKLENFSNELYEMRFNLKTGVASQKKLSTSAVDFPRVNESYTGRKQRFVYGTILDSIAKVTGIIKFDLLAKPETGKKKLEVGGNIQGIFDLGDGRFGSEAIFVPREPGTSSEEDDGYLIFFVHDEKTGKSAVNIIDAKTMSADPVAVVELPHRVPYGFHAFFVTEEQLQELAKL comes from the exons ATGGTGGGCGAggagaaacagaagaaacaaaTCCAAGATGGCGGAAAGATTTTGGTGGTGGATCCAAAGCCAAGTAAAGGAATCGCTTCGAAGTTCGTCGACTTTGTGGAGAAGCTGATAGTGAAGTGGATGTACGATTCTTCACAGCCTCATCACTACTTATCTGGGAATTTCGCCCCGGTGATTGAAGAGACTCCACCTTGCCAGAATCTTCCTGTTAATGGATATATTCCG GAGTGCTTGAATGGGGAGTTTGTCAGGGTTGGTCCTAATCCAAAGTTCCGTCCAGTGGCTGGATATCACTG GTTTGATGGAGATGG CATGATTCATGGTTTGCGTATTAAAGATGGAAAGGCGACCTATGTTTCACGTTATGTAAGGACATCACGCTTGAAACAAGAAGAGTTTTTTGGAGGGTCAAAGTTTATGAAG ATTGGGGAccttaagggtctgtttggtctACTAATGGTTAATATGCAACTTCTTCGAGCAAAATTGAAAGTGCTGGATGTTTCCTATGGAACTGGGACAG GAAATACGGCTCTCGTATATCACCACGGTAAACTTCTGGCACTTTCAGAAGCAGATAAACCTT ATGTCCTTAAAGTTCTGGAAGATGGAGACCTGCAAACCCTTGGAATGTTGGATTACGACAAGAGGTTGCAACATTCCTTCACTGCTCATCCGAAGGTTGACCCATTTACTG GTGAGATGTTTACATTTGGTTATTCACATACGCCACCCTATTGCACTTACAGAGTCATTTCTAAGGACGGTTTCATGCATGATCCCATACCAATAACAATATCGGACCCTGTCATGATGCATGACTTTGCTATCACGGAAAACTATGCTATTTTCATGGATCTCCCTCTTTACTTCCGGCCAAAG GAAATGGTGAAGGACAAAAAGCTAATTTTCTCATTTGATGCAACAAAGAAAGCTCGCTTTGGTATACTTCCACGATATGCTAAGGATGAGCTTCAAATCAGATGGTTTGAGCTTCCAAATTGCTTTATTTTTCATAATG CCAATGCTTGGGAGGAAGGTGATGAAGTTGTTTTGATCACTTGCCGGCTTGAGAACCCAGATCTGGACATGGTCAGCGGAACTGTAAAGGGAAAGCTTGAAAATTTCAGCAATGAGCT ATATGAGATGAGATTCAATTTGAAAACTGGAGTAGCTTCACAAAAGAAACTGTCAACATCTGCCGTTGATTTTCCTCGGGTGAATGAGAGTTACACTGGCAG GAAGCAACGTTTTGTCTATGGGACAATACTGGACAGCATTGCAAAGGTGACGGGAATCATCAAATTTGATCTGCTTGCAAAACCAGAAACTGGGAAGAAGAAGCTCGAAGTCGGTGGGAATATTCAAGGCATATTTGATCTTGGGGATGGAAGATTTGGTTCGGAAGCAATTTTTGTCCCTCGTGAGCCTGGTACCTCATctgaagaggatgatgggtactTGATATTCTTTGTACATGATGAGAAAACTGG AAAATCTGCAGTCAATATAATAGATGCAAAAACAATGTCAGCTGATCCTGTTGCAGTTGTTGAGCTACCACATAGGGTTCCCTACGGATTCCATGCATTCTTTGTGACAGAG GAGCAACTTCAAGAACTGGCAAAGCTGTGA